One stretch of Plutella xylostella chromosome 15, ilPluXylo3.1, whole genome shotgun sequence DNA includes these proteins:
- the LOC105393719 gene encoding uncharacterized protein LOC105393719 isoform X6 produces MLKWAVYSKKNQDDQVKHTETDPSDQLNGPYFNRQIRRSLDAPSVKKSKKPSRYQRRSIGSTARKNNIKYVDKENINSIRSTPNYFKEGFVKKADGIALKDVSNITPTSTPGKNVDNRLYFVNDCKYDKPDLPPTPPTYSRRVREAKKRKLEMNSNNNNLNHSLVRNGCTTKSERRIVFTPDTTPRLTHSTSEPSLNDLSDKISHSLISQRNSLILAQHTKAQCVSTTTTASQGIVEIEYDEDLILNCIEKPVTPPKNAGEIITLPIFGHHIFLENPLYFNKNETILTNIRPLKRTRKKSNEFESSFKSPSVDKKDAHSLVREGCSPVSMTPLSVKLADLRFSAMSTHSKSQRARFNPELTEYFPKIEHPYNIPFRDEEASTEMENKFILSKESINNETGSTVSTTQMGDITLDKMIEDIIKSTKILRTKRRILTRPDESPISEPLETNEVFVNSVEQSKGDIIKEARYVNLSRNNSVSPTNSPKATKIKPVHRVNERILKKLPLGCVILDDGDGYNEREVKTPEFVVPKPKLRSKDRKTNLSRSQSMSVTKSIEKGNLEQFTSESTPDLFSTIISDPHLRLKRQRCIRRKKSTASNESCKLKPSEPKSILTLEIGLPSPATALQNVSVTDAMTSYIEENEEQETSIPKRLSSSFKSNVSHSSVLSHHPCDENHKRPREMFGLTLENGIPSPITPISSLKRPSGKLSEERANKSSKLDDEFMSADAFTPVIEHKSSRRCLTYSPEEGSISSSEEKRSSVASNRLEQSADRFQLKGTIDLEIFTRNDVIDVHVIRCRDLQRPCGSTDDINAYAKVVISGLPDYPTLPSQRSIFQRTSVLYGKREPEFQRHLKLPLPTAVYDHQILHISVWHRDKKCRRSEFLGCVSFPLKDAVKGDLSGTYFLQSQVSGRGQEARGQEARGQDRCPRDGSVTDGRQKMATDNVEGTSTNDDSAKENHYDKGLASNCTGSVVSGVPPAKGVTPALQKEADEHLFLRYLELDPPDDAAAPKKPARPGRTPFTTTKKLARGSAGGFGFTVIWTKPPRVERLAPGGAAERAGLKIGDYIVFVNNKNVVLFEQEEIRNLIKSAGPVLNLETFRRVPYNGTGPRPLPAPLAAPSLPPCSPPAAPRSPRAPPSPAAPARPATACSSTSQSLDRRKLHLPQVTFSKETLPLAPGLTTDARRRALMAVVAREQHYATTLQFGMIRFVSPLAERADLISLNDHQLLFQNIEEILRLTEDILEAVVQEESEFHTSTVVAVYLQKTPLFLSLYKKYCLGLKRADCVLVKKSKDPSGAFSRFCTSPPIPRRRPDITSLVHKPLEQFRELLRLMRAAVAAAGAGPYDALEKKQLQLIVEQLQHAYQDVTAGSGLMGLAGDGKPLLSVADLESRLVFTRCKPFVLSIPGRQWIFGGELSKVEGRAIRPYWALLFTDLLLFATVSRDRVLFVTEEPVALGSVSDAQFNVRKKAIEFRLILGRPGGDSPLVSCSPRTPFRTRTIVLRAPSIDLKAVWQSLLQRQIYRAHTMSTPLGSPLDSPDPQLTFSLATLDSQQRQTRRSSVETQTCAGGSATEGARSVRSKGSTLHLQRWMTQLPESEEMDPPDQEMETWSVEELRKRSKELNLLDVAELIPSAGDKGTSPGEKKDVDRSPSKSSNSGSQITVRTSPVVVDTIPVCRQCHKKCLSKPNSPLVSQRETPVPEKGKNEVSPQNSSSSKSKSPCSASCGNYKNRHLLERKNAIRLRPEDVPKAALKVIDSIEQSQRMLKSTSYDLKHESPVLSRCISRSPHNKSQLELRNNYLRSPSPSSSSRNNSPLSTSHTTCSSMVFNSSSNDLRMSSSNIPNQVQCVIAQEKYINEVKCVESITLTKNKGNSLHRNLPSPSSVRKEQITRQKAENVLNKVLGMNIITKRENVGTCLKSMSVFLNDDSLHDDDYNPKVESRMRRSPRMGVSAVSKMNGDISKKTDRYEDVNANTRNSETSDDELELGPLMLMGLSAINPATHLMQVDPFKRSTSYSNTLVQSRPGSLGSIKSESPVPNISVVPPTPDFNSINKTDVHIDDSPDSPDLPEEPPYVSLKRYGTLSSLERFPSDETDDGNVPIRLNSEEPDSARNGTDASAAGAGGIMGWTARAGSFVVEKMNIFSYTESVPNTSQALKQPSFLERCLGVSDWKAALGTEEGCTTETGEGSGASGEDAWGTPSSGDLSDNLPDSEHGTLSSPTKSSSSYAGDDDTELMMDELLMAPTITGPTTLRPLLPRRRLEPLMEEECSDSGSEDNKPTPTNPEEQRAWPLC; encoded by the exons ATGCTGAAGTGGGCCGTATACAGTAAAAAGAACCAAGATGATCAGGTTAAACATACAGAAACAGACCCCAGCGACCAGCTTAATGGTCCATACTTCAATAGGCAGATCAGAAGGTCACTGGACGCACCATCCGTGAAGAAGAGCAAAAAACCTAGCAGATATCAGAGACGCTCCATAGGATCTACAGCTAGAAAGAATAACATCAAATATGTAGACAAAGAAAACATTAACAGCATTAGGAGCACTCCAAATTACTTCAAAGAAGGCTTCGTTAAGAAAGCAGATGGAATAGCCCTGAAAGATGTTAGCAATATAACGCCTACATCAACGCCAGGCAAGAATGTAGACAATaggttatattttgttaatgatTGTAAATATGACAAGCCAGATCTGCCACCCACACCTCCTACTTACAGCAGACGCGTCAGAGAAGCGAAAAAAAGGAAACTGGAGATGAATAGTAACAACAATAATCTCAACCACTCGTTAGTCCGTAACGGATGTACCACGAAGTCGGAACGAAGAATAGTGTTCACACCAGATACAACTCCAAGACTCACTCACAGCACTTCAGAGCCATCTCTGAACGACTTGTCAGATAAAATTAGTCATTCGCTGATAAGTCAAAGAAATTCATTAATCCTTGCGCAACATACCAAAGCTCAATGTGTCAGTACTACCACGACGGCTAGCCAAGGAATTGTAGAAATTGAATACGATGAAGATTTAATACTTAATTGTATAGAAAAACCAGTAACACCTCCCAAGAATGCGGGTGAAAtaatcactttgccaatattTGGTCACCACATTTTTCTAGAAAATccattgtattttaataaaaatgaaacCATATTAACAAATATCAGACCTCTAAAAAGAACGAGGAAAAAATCCAACGAATTTGAAAGCTCTTTTAAATCACCAAGCGTTGATAAGAAAGATGCACATAGTTTGGTCAGAGAAGGTTGTTCCCCTGTTTCAATGACACCTTTGTCTGTGAAACTAGCTGATCTAAGATTCAGTGCTATGAGTACTCACAGTAAATCACAACGAGCTAGGTTCAACCCAGAACTGACAGAATACTTTCCAAAAATTGAGCACCCATACAACATACCTTTCAGAGATGAAGAAGCTTCGACTgaaatggaaaataaattcattttgaGCAAAGagtcaataaataatgaaactgGATCGACTGTGTCTACGACTCAAATGGGAGATATCACATTAGATAAAATGATCGaagatattataaaaagtaccAAAATTCTTAGAACAAAGCGAAGGATATTGACAAGGCCAGATGAAAGTCCAATTTCAGAACCTTTAGAAACAAATGAAGTATTTGTCAATTCTGTTGAACAATCTAAAGGTGATATTATTAAAGAAGCAAGATATGTGAACTTATCAAGGAATAACTCTGTTTCACCCACGAACAGCCCTAAAGCTACCAAAATCAAACCAGTTCACCGAGTCAACGAACGAATTTTGAAGAAACTTCCATTAGGCTGCGTGATTCTAGATGATGGGGATGGTTACAATGAAAGAGAAGTAAAAACACCAGAATTTGTTGTTCCAAAGCCAAAACTTCGCTCCAAAGACCGCAAAACTAATTTGAGTAGATCACAATCTATGAGCGTCACAAAATCTATAGAGAAAGGAAACCTAGAGCAGTTTACCTCAGAGTCAACTCCTGATTTATTTTCCACCATAATTTCTGATCCTCATCTCAGACTAAAAAGGCAAAGGTGTATTCGAAGGAAAAAATCGACCGCTAGTAATGAAAGTTGTAAATTAAAACCTAGTGAACCAAAATCAATACTAACACTAGAAATAGGATTACCTAGTCCGGCCACCGCACTCCAAAACGTGTCAGTCACAGATGCTATGACTTCATACATAGAAGAGAACGAAGAACAGGAAACTTCCATACCTAAGCGCCTGAGTTCCTCATTTAAATCCAACGTATCTCACAGCAGCGTCCTATCGCACCACCCTTGTGATGAAAACCACAAAAGGCCGAGAGAAATGTTCGGGCTAACTCTAGAGAACGGTATACCCAGTCCCATAACTCCAATATCTAGCTTGAAAAGGCCTAGCGGGAAACTTAGCGAGGAGCGCGCTAACAAGAGCAGTAAACTAGATGATGAGTTCATGAGTGCAGATGCTTTCACACCCGTCATAGAGCACAAGTCATCAAGGAGGTGTCTGACGTACTCACCAGAGGAAGGTAGCATCAGCAGCAGCGAGGAGAAGAGAAGTAGCGTCGCCAGCAACCGCTTAGAGCAAAGTGCTGATCGCTTCCAGCTCAAGGGAACCATAGACCTGGAGATCTTTACAAGGAATGACGTCATTGACGTACACG ttATCCGTTGTCGCGATCTTCAGAGGCCCTGTGGAAGTACGGATGATATCAATGCGTATGCAAAG GTGGTCATCAGTGGTCTTCCTGACTACCCAACACTGCCGTCCCAAAGGTCGATATTCCAGAGGACCTCAGTGCTCTATGGGAAGAGAGAGCCCGAGTTTCAAAGACACCTAAAGCTGCCGCTTCCCACTGCTGTCTATGATCATCAGATACTGCACATATCAGTGTGGCATCGGGATAAGAAATGCAG GCGGAGCGAGTTTCTAGGATGTGTCTCGTTCCCACTGAAAGATGCAGTTAAGGGTGACCTGTCCGGCACCTACTTCCTGCAGTCGCAAGTGTCTGGGCGGGGGCAGGAGGCGCGGGGGCAGGAGGCGAGGGGGCAGGACCGATGCCCCAGGGACGGTAGCGTGACCGACGGCAGACAGAAGATGGCCACCGACAACGTGGAGGGCACCAGCACCAACGATGACTCCGCCAAGGAGAATCACTATGATAAAG GCTTGGCATCCAACTGCACAGGCTCAGTGGTGTCCGGAGTGCCGCCGGCGAAGGGCGTGACTCCAGCGCTGCAGAAGGAAGCCGACGAGCACCTGTTCCTCAGATACCTGGAGCTCGACCCGCCTGATGATGCAGCGGCGCCGAAGAAACCGGCTAGGCCTGGACGCACTCCCTTCACTACGACTAAAAA GCTAGCCCGAGGGTCGGCTGGAGGCTTCGGCTTCACAGTGATCTGGACCAAGCCCCCGCGCGTGGAGCGTCTGGCCCCGGGGGGCGCCGCCGAGCGCGCCGGCCTCAAGATCGGGGACTACATCGTCTTTGTGAACAACAAGAATGTGGTCCTGTTCGAGCAGGAGGAAATCAGGAATTTGATCAA ATCAGCAGGCCCGGTCCTGAATCTGGAGACGTTCAGGCGTGTTCCATACAATGGCACAGGTCCTCGGCCGCTGCCGGCGCCGCTGGCCGCGCCGTCGCTGCCCCCCTGCTcgccccccgcggccccccggtccccgcgcgcgcccccgtcccccgccgcccccgcgcgccccgccacCGCCTGCTCCTCCACCAGCCAGTCCCTCGACAGACGCAAGCTGCATCTACCGCAAGTCACCTTCTCCAAGGAG ACGCTCCCACTGGCGCCAGGGTTGACAACAGACGCTCGGAGACGCGCCCTGATGGCGGTGGTGGCGCGCGAGCAGCACTACGCGACAACCCTGCAGTTCGGCATGATCCGCTTCGTGTCACCCCTGGCGGAGCGAGCTGATCTGATCAGCCTGAATGATCACCAACTGCTGTTCCAGAATATTGAGGAG ATCCTGAGGCTGACGGAAGACATCCTCGAAGCCGTGGTCCAGGAGGAGTCCGAGTTCCACACGTCCACGGTGGTGGCGGTCTACCTGCAGAAGACCCCTCTGTTCCTTAGTCTTTATAAGAAGTACTGTTTAGGACTCAAACGGGCTGACTGCGTCTTA GTAAAGAAATCCAAGGACCCGAGCGGCGCGTTCTCCCGCTTCTGTACCAGCCCGCCCATCCCGCGACGGAGGCCCGACATCACGTCGCTGGTGCACAAGCCCCTGGAGCAGTTCCGGGAACTCCTGAGGCTGATGAGGGCAGCCGTCGCCGCGGCTGGCGCAGGGCCGTATGACGCGCTCGAGAAGAAACAGCTGCAGCTTATTGTTGAGCAGTTGCAG CATGCGTACCAAGACGTGACAGCGGGGTCAGGGCTGATGGGGCTGGCGGGCGACGGGAAGCCGCTGCTGTCAGTCGCGGACTTGGAGAGTAGACTAGTGTTCACTAGGTGTAAG CCCTTCGTTCTAAGTATACCGGGTCGGCAATGGATCTTTGGTGGCGAGCTCTCGAAGGTGGAAGGTCGAGCCATCAGGCCCTACTGGGCGCTGCTGTTCACAGACCTTCTTTTGTTCGCCACAGTCTCCCGAGACAGGGTCCTGTTCGTCACGGAAGAACCAGTGGCCCTGGGCTCCGTGTCGGATGCGCAATTCAACGTTAGGAAAAAGG CCATCGAGTTCCGGTTAATCCTGGGCCGGCCTGGTGGCGACAGTCCCCTGGTCTCCTGCTCTCCCAGGACTCCTTTTAGAACGCGCACGATTGTGCTCCGGGCACCCTCGATAGACCTGAAAGCTGTTTGGCAGAGCTTACTCCAGCGACAGAT TTACCGCGCGCACACCATGAGCACGCCGCTCGGGTCGCCGCTGGACTCGCCGGACCCGCAGCTGACGTTCTCCCTGGCCACCCTGGACTCGCAGCAGCGCCAG ACGCGAAGGAGCTCAGTGGAGACGCAGACGTGCGCGGGGGGGAGCGCGACGGAGGGGGCGAGGAGCGTGAGGAGCAAGGGGTCCACGCTGCATCTGCAGCGGTGGATGACCCAGCTGCCCGAGTCCGAGGAGATGGACCCACCAGACCAAGAGATGGAG ACGTGGAGCGTTGAAGAATTGCGGAAGAGGTCAAAAGAGTTAAATCTTTTGGATGTGGCGGAACTGATTCCGTCAGCTGGTGACAAAGGAACTTCTCCTGGTGAGAAAAAAGACGTAGACAGAAGTCCCTCAAAAAGCAGCAACTCTGGAAGCCAA ATCACTGTTCGAACTAGTCCAGTAGTAGTTGACACCATCCCAGTATGCCGACAGTGCCATAAAAAGTGTTTGTCTAAACCCAATAGTCCTTTAGTTTCCCAAAGAGAAACACCAGTACCAGAGAAAGGAAAGAATGAAGTATCACCACAAAATTCTAGCTCCAGTAAATCTAAAAGCCCTTGTAGTGCCAGTTGTGGCAATTATAAAAACAGACACTTATTAGAGAGAAAAAATGCAATAAGATTGCGCCCTGAAGACGTCCCAAAAGCGGCCTTAAAAGTCATAGACTCTATCGAGCAAAGTCAGAGAATGTTAAAATCTACTTCTTACGATCTAAAACATGAATCCCCTGTACTGAGTAGATGCATATCTAGAAGTCCTCATAATAAAAGCCAATTGgaattaagaaataactatttacgATCACCCAGCCCTTCATCAAGCAGTAGAAATAATAGTCCCCTTTCAACTAGCCACACCACCTGTAGTTCGATGGTATTTAATTCTAGTTCCAACGATCTTAGAATGTCAAGTTCTAACATACCAAATCAAGTACAGTGTGTGATAGcacaagaaaaatatataaatgaaGTAAAGTGTGTAGAGAGTATAAcactaacaaaaaataaaggaAACTCGTTACATCGCAATTTGCCGTCACCTTCATCTGTAAGAAAGGAACAGATAACTAGACAAAAAGCAGAGAATGTTTTGAATAAAGTATTAGGTATGAATATCATAACCAAAAGAGAAAATGTTGGAACTTGTTTGAAATCTATGTCAGTATTCTTAAACGATGACTCTTTGCATGACGATGACTATAATCCTAAAGTAGAGAGCCGGATGAGACGGTCACCAAGAATGGGTGTTTCAGCTGTCAGTAAAATGAACGGAGACATTAGCAAAAAGACTGATAGGTATGAAGATGTAAATGCAAACACCCGAAACAGCGAAACTTCGGATGATGAACTGGAGCTAGGACCGTTAATGTTAATGG gttTATCTGCAATAAATCCCGCAACCCATTTGATGCAAGTAGACCCTTTCAAACGATCAACCTCTTATTCGAATACACTAGTGCAATCAAGACCTGGAAGCCTTGGATCGATAAAATCGGAGTCACCTGTGCCTAATATAAGTGTTGTGCCACCTACCCCAGattttaattcaataaataagact GATGTCCACATAGATGATTCCCCAGATTCTCCAGATTTGCCTGAAGAACCTCCCTATGTTTCCCTTAAAAG